The proteins below are encoded in one region of Corynebacterium felinum:
- a CDS encoding MFS transporter, which translates to MNIVKNNPAFARLQAANVLNELGLAISYVIIPLTILTVYNSPFLAGLISALCLAARTLSAIFSGAIADRINPSLLLKASFGAEFLLWGALALLLYFQVANVYIIALLSIIVAAISTIDGPAEFVVLKRIMPTAELGAATSITEARSSTAQLVGNPIGGALYSLGGAAALGIQAAIHCVAALCVPQVRDACTPGAEDTTRAPRFFTEVKYGFRLVFGDTALRHLMYVSSIANLGVVPMSFVLLTVFQQKNTDSWIIGILLSCFGVGVILGAPLAARLSSTVRLSTLLIIALSMFVLTTLGLIVGSAHPWSAGILVIISGLALPALNSAITSYTVAVTEEKDVGKVFSASGVFGMILAPLGIFVAGVLLAHVGALWVFLSQALVMALALALTRIFHGVGLKRCVKSKESAS; encoded by the coding sequence ATGAATATTGTGAAAAACAATCCTGCCTTTGCGCGATTGCAAGCAGCAAATGTGCTGAATGAATTGGGTTTGGCCATTTCTTATGTGATTATTCCGCTGACTATTCTCACTGTGTACAATTCCCCTTTTCTTGCTGGTCTGATCAGCGCCCTGTGCCTTGCTGCACGCACCTTAAGCGCCATCTTTTCTGGTGCGATTGCCGATAGGATCAACCCTTCACTTCTACTCAAAGCCAGCTTTGGTGCCGAATTCCTCCTCTGGGGAGCATTAGCACTCCTCTTGTATTTTCAGGTGGCGAATGTTTATATCATCGCTTTATTGTCGATCATCGTTGCAGCCATATCCACCATTGATGGCCCAGCCGAATTTGTGGTGCTCAAAAGAATCATGCCCACAGCCGAACTAGGTGCAGCCACCTCCATTACCGAAGCACGCAGTTCCACAGCCCAACTTGTGGGAAACCCGATAGGTGGTGCGCTGTATTCCCTCGGTGGGGCAGCGGCCTTGGGCATTCAGGCAGCCATACACTGCGTAGCCGCGCTGTGTGTTCCACAGGTACGCGATGCGTGTACACCAGGGGCAGAAGATACTACACGTGCTCCACGATTTTTTACTGAGGTCAAATACGGGTTCAGGCTTGTTTTCGGTGATACTGCGCTGCGCCACCTCATGTATGTTTCCTCCATCGCCAACCTTGGGGTTGTACCCATGTCTTTCGTATTATTGACGGTATTTCAGCAAAAGAACACGGATTCGTGGATCATTGGCATCCTGTTATCCTGCTTTGGGGTGGGGGTCATTCTAGGTGCGCCACTAGCTGCGCGCTTAAGCAGCACTGTGCGCCTTTCAACACTGCTGATCATCGCATTAAGCATGTTTGTACTCACCACCCTCGGCTTGATTGTAGGTAGTGCACACCCGTGGTCCGCCGGCATACTTGTCATCATTTCTGGGCTTGCCCTACCGGCATTAAACTCAGCGATTACGTCCTACACGGTGGCTGTCACCGAAGAGAAGGATGTGGGCAAGGTCTTTTCTGCCTCCGGAGTATTCGGAATGATCCTGGCACCACTAGGAATTTTTGTCGCCGGTGTGCTTTTAGCACACGTTGGAGCCTTGTGGGTTTTTCTATCCCAAGCTTTGGTAATGGCACTAGCTTTAGCCTTAACCCGGATTTTTCATGGGGTGGGGCTTAAAAGGTGTGTAAAAAGTAAAGAAAGTGCTTCTTGA
- a CDS encoding transposase, whose translation MMASCTRLVSRAGVLPFAHVAQLVGIGASLDRVFSRQRLTHTFGDACTGLALSLIAGGDDVKDINLLDSVSTALSSQPLPSVSTLWRRLTEHKDTSDKIREEFLHAIKYARSTLWNLLGDQAPHKLATVDKPLIVDIDATLICAHSGKEKAAPTYKKGFGFHPLCAFIDYTSVGLTGGEFLTCLLRPGNAGANTANDHCQLVKEILTALPDHSDGKPWGKRLVIRADSAGGTKQFLSSLDDHDLGYVVGFSPSPTASILLNEHIRSGNEATSHTDYRSLRNTRVPIVRGNGDISFDDQHFLEDITGLLQTAHLEDDKPLVNLLTDYPTTMRVIARIESPPRRVPTQHFQSTRHTHPIMRNKPQLQYSTH comes from the coding sequence ATGATGGCCAGCTGCACCCGTCTTGTTTCCCGCGCGGGGGTGTTACCCTTTGCTCATGTAGCTCAATTAGTCGGGATTGGTGCCAGCCTTGATCGTGTTTTCTCACGGCAACGGTTAACACATACTTTTGGTGATGCGTGTACTGGGTTAGCGTTATCGTTAATTGCTGGTGGTGACGATGTTAAAGACATCAACTTGTTAGATTCTGTTTCGACAGCATTATCGTCTCAGCCATTGCCGTCGGTATCAACCCTGTGGCGGCGACTGACAGAGCATAAAGACACCAGCGATAAAATACGTGAAGAATTCCTTCACGCGATCAAATACGCCCGTAGCACACTATGGAACCTGCTGGGCGATCAAGCCCCACATAAGCTCGCTACAGTAGACAAACCCCTGATAGTAGATATTGATGCGACACTGATCTGTGCGCATTCTGGCAAGGAAAAAGCCGCACCTACCTATAAGAAGGGGTTTGGTTTCCACCCATTATGTGCTTTTATCGACTACACCAGCGTAGGGTTAACTGGTGGGGAATTTTTAACCTGTCTGCTTCGCCCAGGTAACGCGGGAGCAAACACCGCTAATGATCATTGCCAGCTTGTCAAAGAAATCCTGACCGCTCTCCCCGATCACAGCGATGGCAAACCTTGGGGCAAACGACTTGTTATCCGTGCTGACAGTGCTGGTGGGACAAAACAATTCCTTAGCTCCTTAGACGACCATGACCTCGGTTATGTTGTTGGCTTTTCACCCTCACCTACAGCAAGTATCCTCCTCAATGAGCACATCAGATCCGGTAACGAAGCAACTAGTCACACAGATTATCGATCATTACGTAACACCCGTGTGCCAATTGTGCGTGGCAATGGGGATATCAGCTTTGATGACCAACACTTCCTTGAAGACATCACCGGACTACTACAAACCGCACACCTAGAAGATGACAAACCACTGGTGAACCTTCTTACTGATTACCCCACCACGATGCGCGTGATCGCACGGATAGAATCCCCCCCACGCAGGGTGCCAACACAGCATTTTCAATCAACTCGGCATACGCACCCAATTATGCGCAACAAACCTCAACTGCAATATTCAACGCATTGA
- a CDS encoding GH32 C-terminal domain-containing protein has product MTHRPELHVTLSEGILDAPAGALFDGYSWHLFNQYRPDAESGCRWAHQVSHGNPFSFEICDDVLAPEGDEISLRAGSVTAVGEDVTLYYTSVSDNGRCIRIAHIPEITLTTETIGEEEFCLDIHVEKLDETVGDCEGFDRFRSPCVVPNLNKEGWLMLAVTGSADNPTLVMLESDDGRKWNFLGPLTLTGDAGLTDSPLVAPRIVRLKDEVDGEIYDVLIVTIEHKGIDVSGYLVGRLEGTTFEVLAPFNRIDHGHDFTRPRNTNRPSSAIDMATRFDEAYLFGLMNGVGRMDRAEHHHSFSCEGWANCLSLPRRVSLQNRRLYQTPFPGILAAIEESDEASMWTGIFEVPEGESLTAELIDSTGQVSCTITHYGDRLELDRSMNTHHHGDVVAIAPLGEGDTDAVTVIADGSTVEVFADGGQVALASRVYFNGICEEFRIEHTDGVTVERSTVIEPTGRISRLIHELEDEGVVR; this is encoded by the coding sequence ATGACGCACCGGCCCGAACTGCATGTCACCCTAAGCGAGGGGATTCTCGACGCACCAGCGGGAGCGCTGTTTGATGGATACTCGTGGCATCTTTTTAACCAATATCGCCCCGATGCTGAATCCGGCTGCCGGTGGGCACATCAGGTTTCTCACGGCAACCCCTTCTCTTTTGAAATTTGTGACGATGTGCTCGCCCCCGAAGGCGACGAGATTTCCTTACGTGCCGGATCAGTCACCGCTGTCGGTGAAGATGTCACCTTGTATTACACCTCCGTTTCGGACAACGGCCGGTGCATTCGTATTGCACATATTCCGGAAATTACGCTCACCACGGAAACCATTGGTGAGGAAGAATTCTGCCTCGATATCCATGTGGAGAAACTGGATGAAACCGTAGGCGATTGTGAAGGTTTTGATCGTTTCCGCTCGCCGTGCGTAGTCCCGAACCTCAACAAAGAAGGCTGGCTGATGTTGGCGGTGACTGGTTCCGCCGACAACCCCACCTTAGTGATGTTGGAATCAGACGATGGCCGAAAATGGAACTTCCTCGGACCCTTAACGCTCACAGGTGATGCGGGGCTGACCGATTCCCCACTCGTTGCGCCACGAATTGTGCGGCTGAAAGATGAAGTCGATGGGGAAATCTATGATGTTTTGATTGTCACCATTGAGCATAAGGGCATTGATGTATCCGGCTATTTGGTGGGACGTTTAGAAGGAACGACCTTTGAGGTTCTTGCACCGTTTAATCGGATTGATCATGGGCACGATTTCACTCGTCCGCGTAATACTAACCGCCCTTCCTCGGCGATTGACATGGCTACGCGTTTCGACGAGGCCTACCTGTTTGGTCTGATGAATGGTGTCGGCCGGATGGATCGTGCTGAGCATCATCATTCGTTTAGTTGCGAGGGGTGGGCGAACTGTTTATCGCTTCCACGGCGTGTGAGTTTGCAAAATCGTCGCCTCTATCAAACCCCATTTCCTGGTATTTTAGCGGCCATTGAAGAATCTGATGAGGCCTCGATGTGGACGGGCATTTTTGAGGTGCCTGAAGGCGAGTCGCTGACTGCTGAGCTCATCGATTCCACTGGCCAGGTCTCCTGCACCATTACCCACTATGGGGATCGTTTGGAACTGGATCGCTCGATGAATACCCACCACCACGGTGATGTGGTTGCTATCGCACCCCTGGGCGAAGGTGACACGGATGCCGTGACTGTTATCGCCGATGGTTCCACTGTGGAAGTGTTTGCCGACGGTGGGCAAGTAGCCTTAGCTAGCCGCGTGTATTTCAATGGGATTTGCGAAGAATTCCGCATTGAACACACCGATGGGGTGACAGTGGAACGCTCTACCGTGATTGAACCTACCGGGCGCATTTCCCGTTTGATTCACGAATTAGAAGACGAAGGCGTGGTGCGCTAA
- a CDS encoding transposase — protein MDQYYRQRSLCEQHIKDAKDQGLAKLPFCQFKANQIWCLIITLAHQLLTWTKLLDHHYNNHNSGNNKKRNQSDNPWWTWAPKTIRARFIAISAKITTSSRRIYLHLDQQSTHTPTLVTLMEYTQNLLRPLKKRKT, from the coding sequence ATTGACCAGTACTATCGCCAAAGATCACTATGCGAACAACACATCAAAGACGCCAAAGATCAAGGCCTTGCAAAACTACCGTTTTGCCAGTTCAAAGCTAACCAAATCTGGTGTCTCATCATAACCTTAGCCCACCAACTTCTCACCTGGACAAAACTACTCGACCATCACTACAACAACCACAACAGCGGCAACAACAAGAAACGAAATCAATCCGACAACCCGTGGTGGACATGGGCACCAAAAACCATTCGAGCAAGGTTTATTGCAATCTCTGCAAAAATCACGACAAGCAGCAGGCGCATATACCTCCACCTCGATCAACAAAGCACACACACCCCCACACTGGTGACACTTATGGAATACACCCAAAACCTCCTACGCCCCCTTAAAAAACGAAAAACCTAA